The DNA segment CTGTAAATGAATTCACATTTATCCACATATTCCCGGACCAGGACGATGTAAGAAACTATTACATTCCAATAGAGCCCTCATTTCTTCATTCTGTCTCAGATGCAATGCCTTTGATAGAGAAAAAACTTATAGATCTTATTGATGTTCTGGAAGAAGACCCTGTTACAGAGGAAGAAAGGAAAGAAGTTCTGAAAAGGGTATTAAAAGAAGTAGTCTACATAAAAAAACCTGAAGAGTCCTATGCATCCCTTACTGGTGAGACAGATGGAAATACAGGAGTAAAAGATAAAATTGTCCACTTCCTGAATACTGATTTTACCGCAAAAAAAGAGACTACAGAACTTGCAGGAAGCAAAATTCCACAGACAGAGGACGGAAGAGTCATCCTCACTCTGGCAGAGTACCGCTCTATTGAGTATCTATTAATAAGAGACAAAATAGAGATGGGCATATTAAACCCGTTTCTTGCAGACCCTTACAACGAAGATATAACGTGCGACGGGGTCGGCCCTATATTTGTAGAGCATAAGATCTTTAAAGGACTTAAATCTGCGGTTGGATTTAAATATTCTGAGGAGATAGACAATTTTGTAATAAAACTGGCTGAACGCATCAAAAAGCCGATAACTTTCAGAAATCCTATAGTTGATGCTACCCTTCCTGACGGTTCGCGTATAAACATAGTTTACGGAACAGAAATTTCAAAGAACGGAAGCAATTTTACCATCCGTAAATTTTCAGAAGAACCTGCAAGTATACTTCAGCTTATTGAGTGGAAGACCACGGACTATATGGTTGCAGGGTACCTCTGGATCTGCATCGAATTCGGAATGTCACTTTTTGTAAGCGGAGAAACTGCAAGTGGAAAAACAACAACTCTCAACGCCATAACCACTTTTATTGCACCGGAAAGCAAAATAGTGACAATTGAGGATACACCGGAACTGACGGTTCCTCACAAAAACTGGACAAGACAGGTCTCAAAGGGAAAAGGAAAAGGTGAAGGCGAAGGCAGTGACATAACAATGTTTGATCTACTTCGTGCAGCTCTTCGTCAGCGTCCAAATTACATTCTTGTCGGTGAAATACGTGGTTCTGAAGGAGCTGTCGCATTCGGTGCAATGCAGACCGGACACCCTGTAATGAGCACATTTCACGCTGCATCGGTGGAAAAACTTATTCAGCGTCTCTGCAGTGAACCTATCAATATTCCTATGACACACGTCGATAACCTAAA comes from the Methanomicrobium sp. W14 genome and includes:
- a CDS encoding type II/IV secretion system ATPase subunit, coding for MGSSLSANINLPFQPEELDEDEDIYSNYESSALYRMLPANAKEYVAQSPHLLEYLQMFPVNLYGIPLFFSELKRDLKSMENPNVIYPVNEFTFIHIFPDQDDVRNYYIPIEPSFLHSVSDAMPLIEKKLIDLIDVLEEDPVTEEERKEVLKRVLKEVVYIKKPEESYASLTGETDGNTGVKDKIVHFLNTDFTAKKETTELAGSKIPQTEDGRVILTLAEYRSIEYLLIRDKIEMGILNPFLADPYNEDITCDGVGPIFVEHKIFKGLKSAVGFKYSEEIDNFVIKLAERIKKPITFRNPIVDATLPDGSRINIVYGTEISKNGSNFTIRKFSEEPASILQLIEWKTTDYMVAGYLWICIEFGMSLFVSGETASGKTTTLNAITTFIAPESKIVTIEDTPELTVPHKNWTRQVSKGKGKGEGEGSDITMFDLLRAALRQRPNYILVGEIRGSEGAVAFGAMQTGHPVMSTFHAASVEKLIQRLCSEPINIPMTHVDNLNLVIIQSAVRRPSGDTVRRMLSINELVGYDPDTHGFSFVAVFVWNPVTDEFDFPGRGSSYILESKIATLLGVPENKRSEMYFEVEKRAKILQRLHKAGYTGFWDLYHMTTKVKKQGLLKIEF